From one Rhodoferax sp. PAMC 29310 genomic stretch:
- the zapD gene encoding cell division protein ZapD, protein MILYEYPFNERIRTYLRLEQLFIRLANLISREQALDHHFAITTLFEIMDVGARADLKSDVLKDLDKQKHAMDAFRGNPAIAEGVLDEVIQQLDQCFQSLSGLSGKAGQSLTENDWLMSIRSRIGIPGGTCEFDLPAYYAWQHRPSSERTSDLVTWSKTLTPLADSIQLLLKLLRDSGAPQKVVASSGQFQQNLPQGRTFQLLRLALDPTLELVPEISGNRLMVSIRMMRQGEDHRLHPCQENASFEVALCS, encoded by the coding sequence GTGATCCTTTACGAGTACCCCTTTAACGAACGTATCCGAACCTACTTGAGGCTGGAGCAACTGTTCATTCGTCTGGCAAACCTGATCTCCAGAGAACAGGCTCTTGACCATCATTTTGCGATTACCACGCTCTTTGAAATCATGGACGTTGGCGCCCGAGCGGACCTGAAGTCAGATGTTCTGAAAGACCTGGACAAACAAAAGCACGCAATGGATGCCTTCCGAGGCAACCCAGCGATCGCTGAGGGTGTGCTGGATGAGGTTATCCAGCAACTGGACCAGTGCTTTCAGTCCCTTAGCGGCCTATCAGGCAAGGCTGGCCAATCGCTCACTGAAAATGACTGGCTGATGAGCATCCGCAGTCGAATTGGAATCCCTGGTGGCACCTGCGAGTTCGACCTTCCCGCCTACTACGCGTGGCAACATCGGCCCAGCAGCGAGCGAACAAGCGATCTTGTAACTTGGAGCAAGACACTGACGCCTCTGGCCGACTCAATTCAATTGCTTCTCAAACTATTGCGCGACTCTGGTGCTCCTCAAAAGGTGGTTGCCAGTAGCGGACAGTTCCAGCAAAATCTGCCGCAAGGTCGAACGTTTCAACTGCTCCGTCTAGCTCTGGATCCAACGCTAGAGCTCGTTCCAGAAATCAGTGGAAACCGGCTTATGGTGTCCATCCGAATGATGCGCCAAGGTGAAGACCACCGACTGCATCCTTGCCAAGAGAACGCGAGTTTTGAAGTCGCATTGTGCTCATGA
- the rpmA gene encoding 50S ribosomal protein L27, giving the protein MAQKKGGGSTRNGRDSKPKMLGVKKFGGELISAGAIIVRQRGTKFHPGANVGIGKDHTLFALVEGHVSFATKGALNKQTVNVISA; this is encoded by the coding sequence ATGGCACAGAAAAAAGGCGGCGGCTCTACGCGAAACGGGCGCGATTCCAAGCCCAAGATGCTCGGTGTGAAGAAGTTCGGTGGCGAATTGATTAGCGCTGGCGCAATCATTGTTCGTCAACGGGGTACTAAATTCCACCCTGGCGCCAATGTCGGAATCGGCAAAGATCACACTCTGTTTGCATTGGTTGAAGGCCACGTGTCTTTCGCCACAAAAGGCGCATTGAACAAGCAGACGGTGAACGTTATCTCGGCTTAA
- a CDS encoding A24 family peptidase codes for MIDLQGMSTIVFAGLGLLVGSFLNVVIYRLPLMLEAQWKSEAAEFSGTKLSDGLPFNLMTPRSRCPSCNHQIRWFENIPVLSYVFLRAKCAKCNTPISLRYPSIELATGTLFAFCGWQWGASATALAWAGFCACLVALTMIDWDTTLLPDDITLPLLWAGLIASAVQWTSVSLSSAVWGCIAGYISLWLVYWAFKLATGKEGMGYGDFKLFAALGAWFGWQALIPIILMASVIGAAVGIAMKFSSGLREGGYVPFGPFLAGAGLMVMIFSPQPIMSFVGL; via the coding sequence ATGATCGATTTGCAAGGAATGAGTACGATTGTTTTCGCGGGCTTGGGGTTGCTGGTCGGCAGCTTTTTAAATGTCGTGATTTACCGGCTTCCTCTCATGCTTGAAGCCCAATGGAAATCTGAAGCGGCTGAATTTTCTGGGACGAAGCTCTCGGATGGGTTGCCATTCAACTTGATGACCCCCCGTTCGCGCTGCCCAAGTTGCAATCATCAAATTCGTTGGTTTGAGAATATTCCAGTATTGAGCTATGTATTTTTGCGAGCAAAGTGCGCGAAGTGCAACACACCCATCAGCTTGCGATACCCAAGTATTGAACTCGCCACCGGCACATTGTTTGCCTTTTGCGGCTGGCAATGGGGCGCAAGCGCTACAGCCCTGGCCTGGGCGGGATTTTGTGCCTGCCTAGTCGCACTAACCATGATCGATTGGGACACCACTCTGCTCCCGGACGACATTACCTTGCCTCTATTGTGGGCTGGGCTGATTGCGTCAGCAGTTCAATGGACCTCTGTAAGCCTATCGTCTGCGGTCTGGGGATGTATCGCTGGTTACATCTCCCTTTGGCTCGTCTACTGGGCGTTCAAGCTCGCGACTGGAAAAGAAGGAATGGGATATGGAGATTTCAAACTCTTTGCGGCGTTGGGTGCGTGGTTTGGCTGGCAAGCGTTGATTCCTATTATTTTGATGGCATCCGTCATAGGCGCGGCTGTCGGCATTGCCATGAAGTTCTCCAGCGGACTGCGCGAGGGAGGCTATGTGCCATTTGGCCCCTTTTTGGCCGGAGCAGGCTTGATGGTCATGATTTTTAGTCCCCAACCCATCATGAGTTTTGTGGGGCTTTAA
- the cgtA gene encoding Obg family GTPase CgtA, translating to MKFVDEAYIEISAGDGGAGCVSFRHEKYKEFGGPNGGDGGRGGHVFAVADSNLNTLVDFRFSRRHDAKRGQHGMGSDMFGAAGEDITLKMPVGTIISDSETGEVLFELLTHGDVITIAKGGDGGFGNMRFKSAINRAPRQKTPGWPGDKRSLKLELKVLADVGLLGMPNAGKSTLISAVSNARPRIADYPFTTLHPNLGVVRVGPEQSFVVADLPGLIEGASDGAGLGHLFLRHLKRTRLLLHVVDMAPFDEGVDTVAQAKAIVNELKKYDAELYEKPRWLVLNKLDMIPLEERAALVKDFVKRFKFKGPVFEISGLTREGCEPLIKTIYQHVNAQQLAEQAPVVVDPRFPSTAE from the coding sequence ATGAAATTCGTTGACGAAGCCTATATTGAAATCTCTGCGGGAGACGGCGGGGCTGGCTGCGTCTCGTTTCGCCATGAAAAGTACAAGGAATTTGGTGGTCCCAACGGGGGAGATGGTGGGCGTGGCGGACATGTATTTGCCGTTGCCGATTCGAATTTAAATACGTTGGTCGATTTTCGATTCTCTCGCCGTCATGATGCCAAGCGCGGGCAACATGGTATGGGGTCCGACATGTTCGGCGCAGCCGGCGAAGACATCACTCTGAAAATGCCAGTTGGCACCATCATTTCAGACTCCGAAACCGGTGAGGTATTGTTTGAGTTGCTAACCCACGGTGACGTCATCACCATTGCCAAGGGTGGGGATGGCGGCTTTGGAAACATGCGGTTTAAGAGCGCAATTAACCGTGCGCCGCGTCAGAAAACGCCTGGCTGGCCAGGTGACAAGCGCAGTTTGAAGTTGGAGCTTAAGGTTTTAGCGGACGTGGGCTTGCTGGGGATGCCTAATGCAGGCAAATCAACCCTCATTTCAGCTGTATCCAACGCCCGCCCGCGTATCGCCGATTATCCATTCACGACGCTGCATCCAAACCTGGGTGTTGTTCGCGTGGGTCCAGAGCAAAGTTTCGTGGTGGCCGACTTGCCTGGCCTGATTGAGGGCGCCTCGGATGGCGCTGGCCTGGGGCATTTGTTCCTGAGGCATCTGAAGCGCACCAGACTCTTATTGCATGTAGTGGATATGGCTCCGTTTGATGAAGGCGTGGACACGGTCGCCCAGGCAAAAGCCATTGTGAATGAGCTCAAAAAGTACGATGCCGAGTTGTATGAAAAGCCACGCTGGTTGGTTCTGAACAAGCTGGACATGATCCCCTTGGAGGAGCGTGCCGCGTTGGTCAAGGACTTTGTGAAGCGTTTCAAATTCAAGGGTCCGGTTTTTGAAATTTCCGGTCTGACCCGGGAAGGTTGTGAACCGCTGATCAAAACAATTTACCAACATGTCAATGCGCAGCAATTGGCCGAACAGGCCCCAGTTGTGGTTGACCCGCGTTTTCCGTCAACTGCTGAGTAA
- a CDS encoding polyprenyl synthetase family protein produces MSIIAQDMREVDLVIANRLDSSVPLVGQVSKYIIAAGGKRLRPALLLLTCGALGYTGPQRFNMAAVVEFIHTATLLHDDVVDDSAMRRGNATANETFGNPASVLVGDFLYSRAFQMMVDAQDMRIMAVLADATNVIAEGEVMQLMNMHNAELDESAYLQVIRSKTAKLFEASARVGAILAGASTDIETACAEYGQALGTAFQVVDDVLDYTGNAELLGKNLGDDLREGKTTLPLIAAMQRGSETERLIVKSAIEKGDTAMLDEVARIVKKTGALEVTRKAALAEASRAVSAAKRLPKTPYSDCLIELATGLLARQA; encoded by the coding sequence ATGTCAATCATTGCGCAAGACATGCGCGAGGTTGACCTGGTTATTGCCAACCGACTTGACTCCAGCGTTCCTTTGGTGGGCCAAGTGTCGAAATACATCATCGCAGCCGGTGGGAAGCGCTTGCGACCGGCGTTGCTGCTGCTGACTTGCGGGGCATTGGGTTACACAGGACCCCAACGATTCAACATGGCTGCCGTTGTGGAGTTCATCCATACGGCGACGCTGCTGCATGACGACGTAGTTGACGACTCCGCCATGCGCCGGGGCAATGCCACTGCCAATGAAACCTTTGGCAATCCCGCCAGCGTGCTCGTCGGCGACTTTCTGTATTCTCGTGCTTTCCAGATGATGGTCGACGCGCAAGACATGCGCATTATGGCGGTGCTTGCTGACGCCACAAACGTCATTGCAGAAGGAGAAGTGATGCAACTGATGAATATGCACAACGCGGAATTGGATGAAAGTGCATATCTTCAGGTTATTCGTTCAAAAACGGCCAAGCTATTTGAAGCCAGCGCACGGGTTGGAGCAATCCTTGCTGGCGCATCAACAGATATTGAAACTGCCTGCGCAGAATACGGACAGGCTCTAGGCACGGCCTTTCAGGTCGTCGACGATGTGCTTGACTACACCGGAAATGCAGAACTCCTGGGAAAAAACCTTGGGGACGACTTGCGGGAAGGGAAAACAACACTTCCGTTAATAGCCGCCATGCAGCGCGGGTCAGAAACAGAGCGTCTCATTGTTAAAAGCGCCATTGAAAAAGGCGACACGGCTATGCTTGATGAGGTCGCTCGTATCGTCAAAAAAACCGGCGCCTTGGAGGTGACCCGAAAAGCAGCGCTCGCTGAAGCCAGTCGCGCAGTCTCGGCTGCCAAACGCCTGCCTAAAACTCCCTACTCGGATTGTTTGATCGAATTGGCGACGGGTCTGTTAGCTCGTCAGGCCTAA
- a CDS encoding NUDIX domain-containing protein, which produces MKSAPLVADAQLPREGGLDRPLTEVAVGILIRSDGDFLLTSRPNGKVYAGYWEFPGGKLESGESVVQALARELQEELGISIGEVATWKDETVDYPHALVRLHFCKVLSWEGELQMREGQQASWQRLPVVVTPILPGTMPVLDWLAQERGHIGATNLD; this is translated from the coding sequence ATGAAATCGGCTCCATTGGTCGCAGACGCTCAGTTGCCGAGGGAAGGTGGCTTGGATCGGCCCTTGACTGAGGTTGCCGTTGGCATTTTGATTCGGTCTGACGGAGACTTTTTGTTGACCTCAAGACCGAACGGCAAGGTTTACGCCGGATATTGGGAGTTTCCCGGCGGGAAGCTTGAGTCCGGCGAGTCTGTTGTCCAAGCTTTGGCCCGCGAGTTGCAGGAGGAGTTAGGCATCTCGATTGGCGAGGTAGCAACTTGGAAAGATGAGACTGTCGACTATCCCCATGCCCTGGTTCGGCTTCATTTTTGCAAGGTATTGTCTTGGGAGGGTGAACTGCAAATGAGAGAAGGCCAGCAAGCTTCTTGGCAGCGATTGCCCGTCGTAGTGACGCCTATTTTGCCGGGGACCATGCCAGTGCTTGATTGGCTGGCCCAAGAACGAGGCCATATCGGCGCGACCAACTTAGACTAG
- a CDS encoding DNA gyrase inhibitor YacG → MTIEFQLSSHKPKVVRCPTCRGDSIFAPSNAFRPFCSERCKNMDLGAWANEEFRVNSSDAEVEDDVDGRPAT, encoded by the coding sequence ATGACCATTGAGTTTCAATTGTCAAGCCATAAACCCAAAGTTGTACGATGCCCAACCTGCCGTGGCGACAGTATTTTCGCGCCGTCCAATGCCTTCCGGCCCTTTTGCAGCGAGCGTTGCAAAAACATGGACCTGGGAGCTTGGGCAAATGAAGAGTTTCGGGTAAACAGCTCTGACGCAGAGGTCGAAGACGACGTAGACGGCAGGCCCGCCACATGA
- a CDS encoding ATP-binding protein: MSEQFEKLMLRAERLIGRIEAILPQSLTEPDWTASIAFRYRKRSNGRGALEPIRHVGVIHLSDLQEIDQQKEKISRNTARFVDGRLANNVLLTGARGTGKSSLIRACLHEYSGRGLRLIEVDKTDLVDLPDIVDLVSERPERFIVFCDDLSFEDGEPGYKALKSILDGSVAETTPNVLVYATSNRRHLLPEYMKENLSYTHTPDGEVHPGEVIEEKVSLSERFGLWVSFYPFTQNEYLAVIAQWLTFFGASTESIELAKPEALVWALERGSRSGRVAYQFARDFSGKQSTMP; this comes from the coding sequence ATGAGCGAGCAGTTTGAGAAATTGATGCTCCGCGCTGAGCGACTCATTGGCCGGATCGAAGCGATATTGCCGCAGTCACTTACTGAACCGGATTGGACCGCTTCGATCGCTTTTCGCTATCGAAAGAGAAGCAATGGCCGAGGTGCGCTGGAACCAATACGCCATGTTGGCGTTATTCATCTTTCGGACTTGCAGGAGATCGACCAGCAGAAGGAGAAAATCAGTCGCAATACGGCTCGGTTTGTCGATGGGCGTCTGGCGAACAACGTTCTGCTGACGGGCGCACGCGGCACCGGCAAGTCATCCCTGATCAGGGCCTGCCTCCACGAATACTCGGGCCGAGGTTTACGTTTGATTGAAGTCGACAAAACGGACTTGGTTGATCTCCCCGACATTGTCGACTTGGTGTCGGAGCGGCCAGAACGTTTTATTGTGTTCTGTGACGATTTGAGCTTTGAAGATGGCGAACCAGGCTACAAAGCCCTCAAATCTATTTTGGATGGCTCAGTGGCGGAAACGACACCTAACGTGCTGGTATATGCGACAAGCAATCGCCGGCATTTGTTGCCCGAGTACATGAAGGAAAATCTCAGTTACACCCATACGCCAGATGGGGAGGTTCATCCGGGTGAGGTTATCGAGGAAAAGGTGTCTTTGTCGGAGCGTTTTGGGCTCTGGGTAAGTTTTTATCCATTTACACAAAATGAGTATTTGGCCGTGATAGCACAGTGGCTAACTTTCTTTGGTGCGAGCACTGAATCCATTGAACTCGCCAAGCCTGAGGCATTGGTTTGGGCTTTGGAGCGAGGTTCTCGCAGCGGGCGTGTCGCTTATCAGTTTGCGCGGGATTTCTCCGGAAAACAGAGCACCATGCCATGA
- the rplU gene encoding 50S ribosomal protein L21: protein MYAVIKTGGKQYRVAAGEKIKVEQIAADVGQEIVFDQVLAVGNGAEIKIGTPLVSGATVSVTVVAHGKHDKVSIFKMRRRKHYQKRQGHRQQFTELLIGAIAA, encoded by the coding sequence ATGTACGCGGTCATAAAAACCGGTGGCAAGCAATATCGGGTTGCTGCTGGCGAAAAAATTAAAGTAGAACAGATTGCTGCGGACGTGGGCCAAGAGATTGTGTTCGATCAGGTTTTGGCAGTCGGAAACGGCGCAGAAATCAAGATCGGTACACCCTTGGTGTCCGGCGCAACCGTGAGTGTCACTGTTGTGGCTCACGGCAAACACGACAAGGTCAGCATTTTTAAAATGCGCCGTCGTAAGCATTACCAGAAACGTCAAGGGCATCGCCAGCAGTTCACTGAACTGCTGATCGGCGCTATTGCCGCTTAA
- the pilB gene encoding type IV-A pilus assembly ATPase PilB — translation MPSVDNTLRDPTPTALPGLGRALVLAGKLEQKLAEDLYRKAEDSRTGFIAELTGSGAVSAFDLAHTMSVAYAAPLIDLNALDVKSLPTGLLDPKICSDYRVVVLSKRNNRLLVATADPSDQQAAEKIKFATQLGIDWVIAEYDKLLKLVTSKAATAAETMETLIGSDFEFDESATESIADSTDTAASEVDDAPVVKFLHKMLLDAFSMRASDLHFEPYEHNYRVRFRIDGELREIASPPVAIKDKLASRIKVISRMDISEKRVPQDGKMKLKIGPDRVIDFRVSTLPTLFGEKIVIRILDPSSAKLGIDALGYEPEEKERLLKAISRPYGMILVTGPTGSGKTVSLYTCLNLLNKPGVNIATAEDPSEINLPGVNQVNVNDKAGLTFAVALKSFLRQDPDIIMVGEIRDLETADISIKAAQTGHLLLSTLHTNDAPATLTRMRNMGIAPFNIASSVILITAQRLARRLCPNCKTAVDIPKQVLLDAGYKPEELSTPWVAYQPVGCSMCNSGYKGRVGLYQVMPITEEIQRIILRDGSALEIAEQAAKEGVRSLRQAGLNKAKLGLTSLEEVLAVTNE, via the coding sequence ATGCCCTCAGTTGATAACACTCTCCGAGACCCTACCCCAACAGCTTTGCCTGGACTGGGGCGTGCGTTAGTTTTAGCTGGAAAACTGGAGCAAAAGCTTGCAGAGGATCTTTACCGTAAAGCTGAAGACAGTCGCACTGGCTTCATAGCAGAACTCACCGGCTCTGGCGCGGTTTCCGCTTTCGATTTGGCACACACCATGTCCGTCGCCTATGCGGCACCATTGATTGACCTCAACGCACTTGATGTAAAAAGTCTTCCCACTGGATTACTGGACCCGAAAATTTGCAGCGACTACCGTGTTGTCGTTCTCAGCAAACGGAACAACCGACTTTTGGTCGCCACAGCTGATCCATCCGATCAACAAGCAGCTGAAAAGATCAAGTTTGCGACGCAGTTGGGCATTGACTGGGTTATTGCGGAATATGACAAGCTTCTCAAACTTGTCACGAGCAAAGCGGCAACAGCTGCGGAAACAATGGAAACGCTTATCGGTAGCGATTTCGAGTTTGATGAATCAGCCACCGAGTCCATTGCGGACTCAACCGACACAGCGGCATCAGAGGTAGATGACGCGCCCGTCGTCAAGTTCTTGCACAAAATGCTTCTTGACGCATTTAGCATGCGTGCATCGGATCTCCACTTCGAGCCCTATGAACACAACTATCGGGTCCGCTTTCGAATCGATGGGGAACTCAGAGAAATTGCGTCACCGCCGGTAGCCATTAAAGACAAGCTTGCATCTCGGATCAAAGTGATCTCCAGGATGGATATCTCCGAAAAGCGTGTCCCTCAAGACGGCAAGATGAAACTCAAAATCGGACCTGACCGGGTTATCGATTTTCGAGTCAGCACTTTGCCGACCCTATTTGGAGAAAAAATTGTTATTCGGATTTTGGACCCCAGCAGTGCAAAGCTGGGCATTGACGCGCTTGGCTATGAGCCTGAGGAGAAAGAGCGACTTTTGAAAGCAATCAGTCGACCGTATGGCATGATTTTGGTCACCGGCCCAACCGGGTCCGGAAAAACGGTCTCGCTTTACACCTGCTTGAATCTTTTGAACAAGCCAGGGGTCAACATTGCGACCGCAGAAGACCCTTCCGAAATCAACTTGCCAGGCGTCAACCAAGTCAATGTCAATGATAAAGCAGGACTGACATTTGCCGTTGCACTCAAGTCGTTCTTGCGCCAGGATCCAGACATCATCATGGTCGGGGAAATACGTGATTTGGAAACCGCCGATATTTCGATCAAAGCGGCGCAGACAGGCCACCTGCTCCTTTCGACACTTCACACAAACGATGCGCCTGCCACTTTGACCCGCATGCGCAATATGGGCATTGCGCCGTTCAATATTGCATCAAGCGTCATCCTGATCACGGCGCAGAGGTTGGCGCGCAGGCTTTGCCCAAACTGTAAAACTGCGGTTGACATCCCCAAGCAGGTCTTACTTGACGCAGGTTACAAACCAGAAGAGTTGAGCACCCCATGGGTGGCCTACCAGCCTGTTGGGTGCTCGATGTGCAACAGTGGATACAAAGGCCGTGTGGGTCTGTACCAAGTGATGCCAATCACTGAAGAGATTCAGCGCATTATTCTCCGGGATGGAAGTGCGCTGGAAATCGCCGAGCAAGCGGCCAAGGAAGGCGTTCGCTCACTTCGACAAGCGGGCCTGAACAAGGCCAAACTCGGTTTGACTTCGCTTGAAGAAGTCCTTGCCGTAACCAACGAATAA
- the proB gene encoding glutamate 5-kinase, which produces MTLKTSSPALRDARRIVVKVGSSLVTNEGRGLDDAAIGEWCRQMALLVQDGRQVIMVSSGAIAEGMKRLGWAKRPHAIHELQAAAAVGQMGLAHAYETKLRENNLKSAQVLLTHADLTDRERYLNARSTLLTLLKHGVVPVINENDTVVNDEIKFGDNDTLGALVANLVEADALIILTDQKGLYSADPRKDPFAQFVHEAKAGDPALEMMAGGAGSSIGRGGMLTKILAAKRAAGSGASTVIAWGREPDVLMRLVQRESIGTLLVAQTRKSQARKQWISDHLQLRGAVTVDAGAATKVRSEGKSLLPIGMTAVFGDFSRGDVIAVRNDAGVEMARGLANYASSEARLLCRKPSSDFEKLLGYTAEPEMVHRDNMVVTR; this is translated from the coding sequence ATGACCCTAAAAACCTCCTCGCCCGCCCTGCGTGATGCCCGGCGTATCGTTGTCAAAGTCGGTTCAAGCCTGGTGACCAATGAGGGCCGGGGCTTGGACGACGCGGCCATTGGTGAATGGTGCCGTCAGATGGCGCTTCTGGTCCAGGATGGACGTCAGGTCATCATGGTTTCCAGCGGTGCGATTGCTGAGGGCATGAAGCGTTTGGGGTGGGCGAAGCGACCCCACGCCATCCATGAACTACAGGCGGCGGCGGCCGTGGGGCAAATGGGACTGGCTCACGCGTATGAGACCAAGTTGCGTGAGAACAATCTGAAGAGTGCTCAAGTACTGCTAACGCATGCCGATTTAACTGATCGTGAGCGCTATTTGAACGCGCGGTCAACGTTATTGACGCTGTTGAAGCATGGCGTCGTGCCGGTGATCAATGAGAACGATACCGTTGTCAATGACGAAATCAAATTCGGCGACAACGATACCTTGGGTGCGTTGGTGGCCAACTTGGTCGAGGCGGACGCCTTGATCATTCTTACGGATCAAAAAGGACTTTACTCGGCCGATCCGAGAAAAGATCCATTTGCGCAGTTTGTTCATGAGGCCAAGGCTGGCGATCCGGCTTTGGAAATGATGGCTGGGGGCGCGGGATCCAGCATTGGGCGCGGTGGCATGCTCACCAAAATATTGGCTGCAAAACGTGCTGCCGGGTCTGGTGCCTCCACAGTGATTGCTTGGGGTCGTGAGCCGGACGTGCTGATGCGGTTGGTTCAAAGGGAATCCATCGGAACTTTGTTGGTTGCCCAAACCAGGAAGTCTCAAGCCCGCAAACAATGGATATCTGATCACCTGCAGCTTCGCGGTGCGGTCACTGTCGACGCGGGCGCGGCGACCAAGGTCCGCAGCGAAGGAAAAAGCCTGCTCCCCATCGGCATGACCGCTGTCTTTGGTGATTTCTCGCGTGGAGATGTGATTGCGGTGCGTAACGACGCCGGCGTGGAAATGGCGCGGGGGCTCGCCAATTACGCAAGTTCCGAGGCCCGCCTGCTGTGCCGCAAACCGTCAAGCGACTTCGAGAAGTTGCTGGGCTACACCGCCGAGCCGGAAATGGTGCACCGCGACAACATGGTGGTGACCCGGTAG
- a CDS encoding type II secretion system F family protein has product MATAKSKTTKEFVFEWEGKDRNGKQVRGETRAAGENQVKAALRRQGVLLSKIKKRRMSAGRAIKPKDMAIFTRQLATMMKAGVPLLQAFDIVGRGNPNPSVTRLLNDIRSDVETGTSLSAAFRKYPLYFDNLYCNLVEAGEAAGILDQLLDRLAVYMEKTEAIKSKIKSALMYPISVLVVAFVVTAVIMIFVVPAFKEVFSNFGADLPAPTLAVIAISEIFVSYWWLIFGGIGGGIYFFMQAWRRNEKMQQVMDRLMLQMPIFGVLVDKSCIARWTRTLATMFAAGVPLVEALDSVGGASGNYVYQSATVKIQQEVSTGTALTVAMTNANLFPSMVLQMCAIGEESGSIDHMLSKAADFYEGEVDDMVAGISSLMEPIIIVILGTVIGGIVVAMYLPIFKLGQVV; this is encoded by the coding sequence ATGGCAACCGCAAAGTCAAAAACGACCAAAGAATTTGTCTTTGAGTGGGAAGGGAAGGACCGCAATGGCAAGCAAGTTCGCGGAGAGACCCGTGCGGCAGGCGAAAACCAAGTGAAAGCTGCCCTGCGTCGTCAGGGAGTTTTGCTATCCAAGATCAAAAAGCGCCGGATGAGCGCTGGGCGGGCCATCAAGCCGAAGGATATGGCGATATTTACCCGGCAACTTGCCACGATGATGAAGGCCGGAGTACCGCTGCTGCAAGCATTTGATATCGTTGGACGGGGTAATCCCAATCCCAGCGTCACTCGGTTGCTCAATGACATTCGGTCAGACGTGGAAACCGGAACATCCCTCAGCGCGGCGTTTCGCAAATACCCACTCTACTTTGACAACCTGTACTGCAATCTAGTCGAGGCCGGCGAGGCCGCAGGTATCTTGGATCAACTTCTGGATCGGCTCGCTGTTTACATGGAGAAAACAGAGGCGATCAAGTCAAAGATCAAGTCTGCGTTGATGTACCCCATTTCAGTTTTGGTGGTGGCGTTCGTAGTCACCGCCGTGATCATGATATTTGTGGTGCCAGCATTTAAAGAGGTATTCTCAAATTTCGGAGCCGATCTGCCGGCGCCGACCCTTGCCGTTATCGCAATCAGTGAGATATTTGTTTCCTACTGGTGGCTTATTTTTGGCGGTATCGGAGGAGGAATTTACTTCTTTATGCAGGCTTGGCGTCGCAACGAAAAGATGCAGCAGGTGATGGATAGGCTTATGTTGCAAATGCCTATTTTTGGCGTCCTTGTCGACAAATCTTGCATCGCCCGGTGGACTCGGACCCTTGCCACGATGTTTGCTGCGGGTGTGCCACTGGTAGAGGCCCTTGACTCAGTGGGCGGGGCCTCTGGCAATTATGTCTACCAATCAGCCACCGTAAAAATTCAACAAGAAGTCTCTACAGGCACTGCGTTGACGGTGGCGATGACCAATGCCAACCTCTTTCCTTCAATGGTTCTGCAAATGTGCGCAATTGGTGAAGAGTCCGGATCCATCGATCACATGCTGAGCAAAGCTGCTGATTTCTATGAGGGGGAAGTCGACGACATGGTTGCCGGCATCTCCAGCCTCATGGAACCCATCATTATTGTGATCTTGGGTACTGTCATTGGTGGCATTGTTGTCGCGATGTACCTGCCGATTTTCAAGTTGGGACAAGTTGTCTGA
- the coaE gene encoding dephospho-CoA kinase (Dephospho-CoA kinase (CoaE) performs the final step in coenzyme A biosynthesis.), producing MPSFLRVGLTGGIGSGKSTVAKLLASHGARIIDADAISRQMTAAGGDAIPLISKTFGQLFIDVDGALNRDKMRQLVYTDAKAREALESIIHPLVGREIQWQTNVALDEQCRVVVFDVPLLVESPVWRERVDHVLVIDSTSELQIERVNIRSGMSRSEVEKIMASQASRKTRLSAADTVICNITQSLSQLALEVRYIASGFGLSCN from the coding sequence GTGCCCTCGTTCTTACGCGTCGGATTAACAGGTGGAATCGGCAGCGGGAAAAGCACTGTCGCGAAACTTCTGGCATCCCATGGCGCCAGAATCATTGATGCAGACGCGATATCCAGGCAAATGACTGCGGCGGGCGGCGATGCGATCCCCTTGATTTCAAAAACATTTGGTCAGCTTTTCATCGATGTCGATGGCGCATTAAACAGAGACAAGATGCGTCAGCTGGTTTACACCGATGCAAAAGCGCGAGAGGCACTCGAGTCAATTATCCACCCCTTGGTTGGGCGAGAGATTCAATGGCAAACGAATGTGGCGCTTGATGAGCAATGCCGAGTTGTGGTCTTTGACGTCCCCTTGCTCGTTGAATCGCCGGTGTGGAGAGAAAGAGTCGATCATGTGCTGGTCATCGACTCGACCTCGGAGCTTCAAATTGAAAGAGTCAATATTCGAAGCGGCATGAGTCGTTCCGAGGTTGAAAAAATCATGGCCTCACAGGCCAGTCGGAAAACTCGCCTGAGCGCCGCAGACACTGTAATCTGCAACATCACGCAATCGCTAAGTCAACTTGCATTGGAAGTCCGCTACATCGCCAGCGGCTTCGGGCTATCATGCAATTGA